In a single window of the Cucumis melo cultivar AY chromosome 11, USDA_Cmelo_AY_1.0, whole genome shotgun sequence genome:
- the LOC103502060 gene encoding ribulose bisphosphate carboxylase/oxygenase activase, chloroplastic isoform X4, whose amino-acid sequence MAATVSTIGAVNRTTLNNSNYGGLVPNSAFLGSRLKVISRFTTSKMVTGNFKIVAEQEEEKQTEKDKWRGLAFDTSDDQQDITRGKGLADPLFQAPMGTGTHNAVLSSYEYISAGLRQYDYDNNVDGFYIAPAFMDKLTVHIVKNFLNLPNIKVPLILGIWGGKGQGKSFQCELVFAKMGINPIMMSAGELESGNAGEPAKLIRQRYREAADIIKKGKMCCLFINDLDAGAGRLGGTTQYTVNNQMVNATLMNIADNPTNVQLPGMYNKEENPRVPIIVTGNDFSTLYAPLIRDGRMDKFYWAPTREDRIGICSGIFRTDGVPFEDIVRLVDTFPGQSIDFFGALRARVYDDEVRKWAVGVGVEHIGRNLVNSKESPPTFDQPKMTIEKLLEYGNMLIMEQENVKRVKLADKYLSEAALGDANEDDVQFKTSQEAALEVANEDVVQSETSNEAALEDANEDVESGSSNALENANEETVEALIDTNEDVLSHEIPLGIANEDAVQSKTSYEVAVEDATEDVVQSEISEEPALMDANEDVVQSGTSIEAAAVDANKDVVVQSGTSYESMGEEERNKLISMFLKAVQIHLLKTMSQQPDSTSKASSIDS is encoded by the exons ATGGCTGCCACGGTTTCAACCATTGGAGCTGTTAATAGAACAACG CTAAACAACAGTAACTATGGAGGTTTAGTTCCAAACTCTGCGTTTTTGGGCAGCAGGTTGAAGGTCATTTCTAGATTCACCACCTCAAAAATGGTGACTGGAAACTTCAAGATTGTTGCTGAGCAGGAAGAGGAGAAGCAGACCGAGAAGGACAAATGGCGTGGCCTTGCTTTCGATACTTCTGATGACCAACAAGACATTACCAGAGGGAAGGGATTGGCGGATCCTCTTTTCCAAGCTCCCATGGGGACAGGAACTCACAATGCTGTTTTGAGTTCATATGAATACATTAGTGCTGGACTTCGACA ATACGATTACGACAATAATGTGGATGGGTTTTACATAGCTCCAGCTTTCATGGACAAACTTACGGTTCACATTGTTAAGAACTTCTTGAACCTCCCGAACATTAAG GTTCCTCTCATTCTGGGTATTTGGGGAGGTAAAGGTCAAGGAAAGTCTTTCCAGTGTGAACTTGTATTTGCTAAGATGGGAATCAA CCCTATTATGATGAGTGCTGGGGAATTAGAAAGTGGGAATGCAGGAGAGCCAGCAAAATTGATCAGGCAAAGATATAGAGAGGCAGCTGATATCATCAAGAAAGGGAAAATGTGTTGTCTATTTATCAACGATCTTGATGCTGGAGCTGGAAGGCTTGGTGGGACTACCCAGTACACAGTGAATAACCAGATGGTAAATGCTACTCTTATGAACATTGCTGACAACCCAACCAACGTGCAGCTACCAGGCATGTATAACAAGGAAGAAAATCCCAGAGTTCCCATCATAGTAACTGGTAACGACTTCTCAACGTTATATGCACCTCTCATTCGTGATGGTCGCATGGATAAATTCTACTGGGCTCCAACTCGTGAAGATCGTATTGGTATTTGCTCTGGAATATTTAGGACTGATGGCGTGCCTTTTGAGGATATTGTCAGACTTGTCGACACCTTCCCAGGACAGTCAATAG ACTTCTTTGGTGCTTTGAGAGCTCGAGTTTATGATGATGAAGTGAGAAAGTGGGCTGTAGGCGTTGGCGTTGAGCACATTGGAAGAAATCTTGTTAACTCCAAGGAAAGTCCCCCAACTTTTGACCAACCAAAGATGACAATAGAAAAGCTTCTCGAATATGGCAACATGCTCATCATGGAACAGGAGAATGTGAAGAGAGTTAAATTGGCTGACAAGTATCTGAGCGAAGCTGCTCTTGGAGATGCAAATGAGGATGATGTTCAGTTTAAGACTTCTCAGG AAGCTGCCCTCGAAGTTGCAAATGAAGATGTTGTTCAGTCAGAAACTTCTAATG AAGCTGCTCTTGAAGATGCAAATGAGGATGTTGAGTCAGGAAGTTCGAACG CTCTTGAAAATGCCAACGAAGAAACAGTTGAGGCTCTTATCGATACAAATGAGGATGTCCTTTCTCATG AAATCCCACTTGGAATTGCAAATGAGGATGCTGTTCAGTCAAAAACTTCTTACG aAGTTGCTGTCGAAGATGCAACTGAGGATGTTGTTCAGTCGGAAATTTCCG aagaaCCGGCTCTTATGGATGCAAATGAGGATGTCGTTCAGTCAGGAACTTCTATTG AAGCTGCTGCTGTAGATGCAAATAAGGATGTTGTTGTACAGTCAGGAACTTCTTATG AATCAATGGGGGAAGAGGAACGCAACAAGTTAATATCAATGTTCCTGAAGGCTGTGCAGATTCATCTTCTAAAAACTATGTCCCAACAGCCAGATTCGACGTCAAAAGCTTCCAGCATTGACTCTTAG